A genomic region of Trichothermofontia sichuanensis B231 contains the following coding sequences:
- a CDS encoding glycogen/starch/alpha-glucan phosphorylase: MISLFNKPEQANLKIEDDRTGLEIDTLRRALADNLFYNQGKFPEIATKNDYYMALAYTVRDRLLQRWLNTTQTYLDKDVKLVAYLSAEFLLGPHLGNNLLNLGIYDQVKQAVTASGLDLDELLAQEEEPGLGNGGLGRLAACYMESLATLEIPAIGYGIRYEFGIFDQEIRDGWQVEITDKWLQFGNPWELARPEAAVMVKLGGRTESYIDENGHYQSRWIPDRVVKGIPYDTPIVGYRVNTANTLRLWRAEAPESFDFQMFNVGDYYGAVDQKVYSENLTKVLYPNDEPIQGKQLRLEQQYFFVSCSLQDMIRMHLYTGKNLDTFHTRFAVQLNDTHPAIGIAELMRLLVDEHHFPWETAWEITQQTFGFTNHTLLPEALEKWPIDLFGSLLPRHLEIIYEINRRFLDQVRLKYLGDDARLARLSLIDESGPRYVRMAHLACVGSHAINGVAALHSELLKRDTLRDFYELWPEKFSNKTNGVTPRRWIALSNPRMTALITQKIGDRWLTHLEDLRQLEPFAENASFRQEWRQIKRAIKQDLAAYILAKTGIAVNPDSLFDIQVKRIHEYKRQHLNVLHIITLYHRLKQDPNLDIPPRTFIFGGKAAPGYFMAKLIIKLITSVADVVNHDPDMRDRLKVVFLPDYNVTLGQRVYPAADLSEQISTAGKEASGTGNMKFSMNGALTIGTLDGANIEIREEAGAENFFLFGLTAQEVYDLQARGYHPWDYYQGNGQLKTVLDLLAGGYFSHGDTQLFRPLIDSLLYHDPFLLLADYQSYIDCQEMVSQAYKDQEKWTRMSILNTARMGKFSSDRAIREYCEEIWHTQAVPITLKAYVQADAGLRVPNSGVK; the protein is encoded by the coding sequence ATGATCTCCCTGTTCAATAAACCAGAACAAGCCAACTTAAAAATTGAAGACGATCGCACCGGTTTAGAAATTGACACCCTGCGGCGAGCACTGGCCGATAACCTGTTTTACAACCAAGGCAAGTTTCCGGAGATCGCCACCAAGAATGATTACTATATGGCACTGGCCTATACCGTGCGCGATCGGCTATTACAGCGGTGGTTGAATACCACCCAGACCTATCTGGACAAAGATGTTAAGTTGGTTGCCTATCTGTCAGCGGAGTTTTTGCTAGGGCCACACCTGGGTAATAATCTCTTAAATTTGGGGATTTACGATCAGGTCAAACAAGCAGTTACAGCCTCAGGGCTGGATCTGGACGAACTCCTAGCCCAGGAAGAAGAACCTGGTCTTGGCAATGGCGGCTTGGGGCGTTTGGCAGCCTGTTATATGGAGTCGTTAGCCACGCTGGAAATCCCGGCGATCGGCTATGGAATTCGCTATGAATTTGGCATTTTTGATCAGGAGATTCGGGATGGTTGGCAGGTGGAAATTACCGATAAATGGTTACAATTTGGTAATCCCTGGGAACTGGCTCGTCCGGAAGCTGCTGTAATGGTTAAATTGGGAGGACGTACGGAATCCTACATTGATGAAAATGGTCATTACCAGAGTCGTTGGATTCCCGATCGCGTCGTCAAGGGGATCCCCTACGACACCCCGATTGTGGGCTACCGCGTCAACACTGCTAATACCCTGCGCCTCTGGCGAGCCGAAGCCCCCGAATCCTTTGACTTCCAGATGTTTAATGTGGGGGATTATTACGGTGCGGTAGATCAGAAGGTCTATTCTGAAAATCTCACTAAAGTTCTTTACCCCAACGATGAACCGATTCAGGGGAAACAATTGCGCCTGGAACAACAATACTTCTTTGTGTCTTGTTCACTCCAGGACATGATTCGTATGCACTTGTACACGGGTAAAAATCTTGATACCTTCCACACCCGTTTTGCGGTACAGTTGAATGATACCCATCCCGCGATCGGCATTGCCGAACTCATGCGTCTCTTGGTAGATGAGCATCACTTCCCGTGGGAAACAGCATGGGAGATTACCCAACAAACTTTTGGGTTTACCAATCACACTCTTTTGCCAGAGGCTCTGGAAAAGTGGCCGATCGATTTATTTGGCAGTTTGCTACCGCGCCATTTGGAAATCATTTATGAAATTAACCGGCGGTTTTTGGATCAGGTCCGCCTCAAGTATTTAGGAGATGACGCACGGCTGGCCCGCCTCTCGCTAATTGATGAATCAGGGCCACGCTATGTGCGGATGGCACACCTCGCCTGTGTGGGTAGTCATGCCATCAATGGGGTTGCGGCGCTACACTCGGAACTGTTAAAGCGGGATACCCTGCGCGATTTTTATGAACTTTGGCCTGAAAAGTTCAGCAACAAGACCAATGGGGTAACCCCGCGTCGCTGGATTGCCCTTAGCAATCCCCGCATGACTGCATTGATTACCCAAAAAATTGGCGATCGCTGGCTCACACACCTGGAAGATTTGCGACAACTGGAACCCTTCGCTGAAAATGCCAGTTTCCGGCAGGAATGGCGACAAATTAAACGAGCGATCAAACAGGATTTGGCCGCCTATATTCTGGCAAAAACGGGCATCGCCGTTAACCCAGACTCCCTCTTTGACATTCAGGTTAAACGGATTCACGAATACAAGCGGCAACACTTGAATGTCCTGCATATTATAACCCTCTACCATCGTCTCAAACAGGATCCCAATTTAGATATCCCACCTCGGACCTTTATCTTTGGCGGCAAGGCAGCACCGGGTTACTTTATGGCCAAGTTGATCATTAAATTGATTACCAGTGTTGCCGATGTTGTGAACCATGATCCGGATATGCGCGATCGCCTGAAGGTGGTGTTCCTGCCCGATTACAACGTAACCCTAGGGCAACGGGTATACCCAGCCGCCGATTTATCTGAGCAAATTTCCACCGCCGGGAAGGAAGCGTCTGGGACGGGCAATATGAAGTTTTCCATGAATGGTGCACTGACGATCGGTACCCTGGATGGAGCCAACATCGAGATTCGCGAGGAAGCCGGAGCCGAGAATTTCTTCCTCTTTGGTCTGACCGCCCAGGAGGTGTATGACCTGCAAGCTAGGGGCTACCATCCGTGGGATTATTATCAGGGGAATGGGCAACTCAAAACGGTCTTAGATCTCCTAGCCGGTGGATATTTCTCCCACGGCGATACGCAATTGTTCCGTCCTTTAATCGATTCCCTGCTTTACCATGATCCTTTCCTACTCCTAGCCGACTACCAGTCCTACATTGATTGCCAGGAAATGGTCAGTCAAGCCTACAAGGATCAGGAAAAATGGACCCGGATGTCGATCCTCAATACTGCCCGCATGGGTAAGTTTTCCTCCGATCGCGCGATCCGCGAGTACTGTGAGGAGATTTGGCATACCCAAGCGGTACCAATTACCCTGAAAGCCTATGTACAAGCGGATGCGGGCCTGAGGGTGCCCAATTCAGGCGTGAAGTAA
- the argC gene encoding N-acetyl-gamma-glutamyl-phosphate reductase yields the protein MGDSGRVPVGIVGASGYGGVQLMRLLLAHPQVEVVYLGGEGSAGKAFAELYPHFTQATDLVIEPVDAAVIAQRCQAVFLSLPNGIACQLAPTLLAQGCKVLDLSADYRFNDLDTYRAWYGGDRNDVAVAETAVYGLPELYRDRIRGANLIGCPGCYPTASLLALAPLLKQGLVVPESVIIDAKSGTSGGGRQAKTHLLLAEADSSVAAYGVARHRHTPEIEQICRDLTGSEMTVQFTPHLMPMVRGILATVYATLRDPGLVREDLLTIYRAVYRTSPWVKVLPGGIYPQTKWACGSNLCYIGIETDERTDRVIIMSAIDNLIKGQAGQAVQCLNLMMDWDETLGLPQLGFYP from the coding sequence ATGGGTGACTCAGGACGTGTGCCGGTAGGGATTGTCGGGGCTTCCGGCTACGGGGGTGTCCAATTAATGCGGCTGCTGCTGGCCCATCCTCAGGTGGAGGTGGTGTATTTAGGCGGTGAGGGTAGTGCCGGTAAGGCGTTCGCGGAACTCTACCCCCACTTCACTCAAGCGACGGATTTGGTGATTGAGCCGGTGGATGCGGCGGTGATCGCCCAACGGTGTCAGGCGGTTTTCCTGTCCCTCCCTAACGGCATTGCCTGTCAGTTGGCCCCCACGCTGCTGGCTCAAGGCTGCAAAGTTTTGGATCTGTCGGCAGACTATCGGTTTAATGATCTTGACACCTACCGGGCCTGGTACGGGGGCGATCGCAATGATGTTGCCGTGGCGGAAACGGCTGTCTATGGTCTGCCAGAACTGTATCGCGATCGCATCCGGGGCGCGAATCTCATCGGTTGTCCGGGCTGCTATCCCACAGCGAGCCTACTTGCCTTGGCTCCCCTGCTCAAACAGGGCCTAGTGGTACCGGAGAGCGTCATTATCGATGCTAAGTCAGGCACCTCTGGTGGTGGACGGCAGGCTAAAACCCATTTACTGCTGGCGGAAGCCGATAGTTCCGTTGCCGCTTATGGGGTCGCTCGTCACCGCCACACCCCAGAGATTGAGCAAATTTGCCGCGACCTAACCGGCAGTGAAATGACCGTGCAGTTCACGCCCCACCTAATGCCAATGGTGCGCGGAATTCTGGCCACCGTCTATGCCACCCTGCGCGATCCGGGCCTAGTGCGGGAGGATCTGCTCACGATTTATCGCGCTGTGTATCGCACCTCTCCCTGGGTGAAGGTGCTGCCGGGGGGGATCTACCCCCAAACCAAGTGGGCCTGTGGCAGTAATCTTTGCTATATCGGGATTGAAACGGATGAGCGGACCGATCGCGTGATTATTATGTCAGCGATCGATAATCTGATCAAGGGACAGGCGGGGCAAGCGGTGCAATGCCTCAACCTGATGATGGATTGGGACGAAACCTTGGGATTGCCGCAATTGGGCTTCTATCCTTAG
- a CDS encoding 2OG-Fe(II) oxygenase, giving the protein MQATAARPKIRFRIGDTGPTFALQSQSQETLKTADFIGRPLVFFLYDRHDDPHTMRILHTLRDHYAELSNRKITVTAINSHPIADNAQFAQQQAIPFTLLSLERDKMMHYFGIGPGGIANKAVLFRPSYRVLKVYDPIAPDQLVPQVLADIQTHIRFEPPRYIPMQAPVLIIPDVFDRDFCRHLIHVWETQGHEDSGSMVQRDGKTIGVYNYDRKIRKDHFIKDPNLIAQLKTLISDRVSPEIRKAFQYEVTRFEDFRIICYESERGGYFRPHRDNTTDATAHRRWAMSINLNTEEYEGGYLRFPEYAPHLYRPETGCAVIFSCSILHEVTDIEQGNRFALTSFLYGEAEARIREEYNRKTGGNYRA; this is encoded by the coding sequence ATGCAGGCAACTGCGGCACGTCCAAAGATTCGTTTTCGTATCGGTGATACGGGACCCACCTTTGCCCTACAATCGCAGTCCCAGGAAACCCTGAAAACGGCTGACTTCATCGGTAGGCCCCTGGTTTTCTTCCTGTACGATCGGCATGATGACCCCCACACCATGCGCATCCTGCACACGCTCCGGGATCATTATGCCGAATTGTCCAACCGTAAAATTACGGTTACCGCCATCAACAGCCACCCGATCGCGGATAACGCCCAATTTGCCCAACAACAGGCCATTCCCTTCACCTTGTTATCCCTGGAGCGGGACAAGATGATGCACTATTTTGGCATCGGTCCAGGCGGGATTGCGAATAAGGCTGTGTTGTTCCGGCCTAGTTATCGGGTACTCAAGGTTTATGACCCGATCGCCCCTGATCAGTTGGTTCCCCAGGTACTGGCGGATATCCAAACCCATATTCGTTTTGAACCGCCCCGCTATATCCCCATGCAAGCGCCGGTGTTGATTATCCCAGATGTGTTCGATCGCGATTTTTGCCGCCATCTGATCCACGTTTGGGAAACCCAGGGCCACGAGGATTCCGGGTCAATGGTGCAACGAGACGGTAAGACGATTGGTGTTTATAATTACGATCGTAAAATCCGTAAAGATCACTTTATTAAAGATCCCAACCTGATTGCTCAACTCAAAACCCTCATTTCTGACCGGGTTTCTCCCGAAATCCGCAAGGCATTTCAATACGAAGTAACCCGGTTTGAAGATTTTCGGATTATTTGCTACGAGTCAGAGCGGGGGGGATATTTCCGGCCCCATCGGGACAATACGACGGATGCAACGGCCCATCGGCGGTGGGCGATGTCGATAAATCTCAATACCGAAGAATATGAGGGGGGGTATCTGCGTTTTCCGGAATATGCCCCCCACCTGTATCGTCCAGAAACGGGATGTGCGGTCATTTTCTCCTGCTCAATCTTGCACGAAGTGACAGATATCGAGCAGGGTAACCGTTTTGCCCTGACTTCATTCTTGTATGGCGAAGCCGAAGCCCGTATTCGCGAGGAATATAACCGGAAAACGGGGGGCAACTATCGTGCTTAG
- the psb34 gene encoding photosystem II assembly protein Psb34, translated as MYTTQLDNGILNNYAKEPEMYYATYPSAFEQQRYALQGGLATLFVTALVLFSFGIH; from the coding sequence ATGTATACCACCCAACTTGACAACGGCATCCTTAACAACTATGCCAAGGAGCCGGAAATGTACTACGCCACCTATCCTTCGGCGTTCGAGCAACAGCGGTATGCGTTGCAAGGCGGGCTGGCGACGCTGTTTGTAACGGCTCTAGTACTGTTCTCTTTCGGAATTCACTAA
- the ribBA gene encoding bifunctional 3,4-dihydroxy-2-butanone-4-phosphate synthase/GTP cyclohydrolase II: MVTQLPLVSPEFDSIEQALQDLKAGKMIVVVDDESRENEGDLIGAAQFATPDMINFMAVEARGLICLAMTGERLDELDIPLMVSNNTDSNQTAFTVSIDAAPHLGVSTGISAEDRARTIQVAINPMTRPHDLRRPGHIFPLRSREGGVLKRAGHTEAAVDLARLAGLYPAGVICEIQNPDGSMARLPQLIDYAKQHHLRLISIADLISYRLQHERFICRETVADLPTQFGNFRIYAYRDTLNQGEHVAIVKGDPATFADRPVMVRMHSECLTGDALGSLRCDCQMQLQAALKMIDSAGQGVVVYLRQEGRGIGLINKLKAYALQDMGLDTVEANERLGFPADLRNYGVGAQILNDLGVKQIRLITNNPRKIAGLKGYGLEVVDRVPLIIEATSYNVGYLTTKAKKLGHLLLQTHLLLLAVHWRDEPLPLKVRYERLEKLRYLIQPHDLLLQEETRSLAIALFDPGRANPAPPLIVHLGFDQENVATPDWYQQSDHPYAQAIAAVLTQLTTWPQVQKLEFMLATGANPMTSLGGQINRQSLAPQQLLPAWWPQLATQTIYSVRVEPA, encoded by the coding sequence GTGGTAACGCAACTTCCCCTGGTTTCACCAGAATTTGACTCGATCGAGCAGGCCCTTCAGGATTTGAAAGCGGGCAAGATGATTGTCGTTGTGGACGATGAGAGCCGCGAGAATGAGGGGGATCTGATCGGTGCAGCCCAATTTGCCACCCCAGATATGATCAATTTCATGGCTGTGGAGGCACGGGGGTTGATCTGTCTAGCCATGACTGGGGAACGGTTGGATGAGTTAGACATCCCCCTCATGGTGAGCAACAACACAGATAGCAACCAGACTGCGTTTACGGTCAGCATCGATGCTGCGCCCCATCTGGGGGTTTCCACGGGGATTTCCGCTGAAGACCGTGCCCGTACGATTCAGGTTGCCATCAACCCCATGACCCGTCCCCACGACCTGCGGCGTCCAGGACATATTTTCCCGCTGCGGAGTCGCGAGGGCGGGGTGCTCAAACGAGCGGGACATACGGAAGCGGCGGTAGACTTGGCCCGCTTAGCTGGCCTGTATCCAGCCGGGGTTATCTGCGAGATCCAAAATCCCGATGGCTCGATGGCGCGTCTGCCCCAGTTGATCGACTATGCCAAACAGCACCATTTGCGGCTGATCAGTATTGCCGATCTGATTAGCTATCGGCTGCAACACGAGCGCTTCATCTGCCGGGAGACCGTGGCGGATCTACCCACCCAGTTTGGCAACTTTCGCATCTATGCCTATCGCGATACCCTGAACCAAGGAGAACACGTCGCGATCGTCAAGGGAGACCCCGCCACCTTCGCCGATCGCCCGGTCATGGTGCGGATGCACTCGGAATGCTTGACGGGGGACGCCTTGGGATCTTTGCGCTGCGACTGCCAGATGCAGTTACAGGCTGCGCTCAAGATGATCGACAGTGCCGGGCAGGGGGTGGTGGTCTACCTGCGTCAGGAGGGCCGAGGGATTGGGTTAATTAATAAGTTAAAAGCGTATGCGTTGCAAGACATGGGTCTGGATACGGTGGAAGCCAATGAGCGTTTGGGGTTTCCTGCCGATCTGCGCAACTATGGGGTCGGTGCCCAGATTCTGAATGACTTGGGGGTTAAGCAGATCCGGCTTATTACCAATAATCCCCGTAAAATTGCAGGTCTCAAGGGCTATGGGTTGGAGGTGGTCGATCGCGTCCCATTGATTATCGAGGCCACGTCCTATAACGTCGGTTACCTGACGACCAAAGCCAAAAAGTTGGGCCACCTCCTCCTACAAACCCATTTGCTGCTCCTGGCTGTGCACTGGCGCGATGAACCCCTCCCGCTGAAGGTGCGCTACGAACGCCTGGAAAAGCTCCGGTATTTGATCCAACCCCATGATTTACTTCTCCAGGAGGAAACTCGATCGCTGGCGATCGCCCTGTTTGATCCTGGACGGGCCAACCCGGCTCCCCCCCTGATTGTGCATTTGGGCTTTGATCAGGAAAACGTCGCCACGCCAGATTGGTATCAACAAAGTGACCATCCCTATGCCCAGGCGATTGCGGCGGTACTGACCCAATTAACCACTTGGCCCCAGGTCCAAAAGCTAGAGTTTATGCTGGCAACGGGGGCCAACCCCATGACCAGTCTGGGGGGGCAGATCAACCGTCAAAGCCTCGCACCGCAGCAACTGCTCCCTGCTTGGTGGCCCCAACTCGCCACGCAAACAATCTATAGCGTCAGGGTCGAGCCTGCATGA
- a CDS encoding CHASE2 domain-containing protein — MWQKFYASLRAHLHHKFTANPTAWRGFWLVIPTVSGVIWGLRFLGLLQMLEWAAFDQLFRVRPQEGIDTRIVIVAIDEVTIQQVGWPVPDATLARVLEHIRQQQPRAIGLDIYRELPVEPGHQDLVAIFRSTPNLIGVEKGVGAVAGPAVKASPILKAQQQVAAADVVIDADGKVRRGLLALTTAAGELLEGLGAALALRYLEPEGIVPIALNHRSQSSPSYRLGQAVIRPFHANQGSYVRADAGGYQILINFRGSTDRFVQVSMADIVTGQVPQNWARDRLVLIGITAESIKEFFFTPYSSTLSQFPEPMPGVVLHANIASQLLSAALEGRPLLRVGHPLGEWLWIVTWASLGALLGWQLRSQKLTQPYPSSYRILLGLAIGTLTLAGTAYVAFLHGWWIPTVPPLLALGGATVVMTGYVASLERADRQTMMQLFGRHVSPKIAEVIWLSRYQLLRNGQLVGHKLIATVLFSDLRGFSTLAEHMDPAALMVWLNEYMQAMAQIVLDHDGVVDKFIGDSVMAVFGVPIRRTTSAAIAADAKQAVTCALAMAERLRSLNQAWQRSGRPTVTMRIGIATGPVVTGSLGSAQRLDYTTLGDTVNVAARLESYDKTFGMGLCRILISEATYQYTQGQFPTTCIGTVHLRGREQPLRVYQVQVGTAGNPS; from the coding sequence ATGTGGCAAAAGTTCTACGCTAGCCTACGTGCCCATCTACACCACAAATTCACCGCCAACCCCACGGCATGGCGAGGGTTCTGGCTGGTCATCCCAACCGTTAGCGGCGTAATCTGGGGGCTGCGGTTCCTGGGATTGTTGCAGATGTTGGAATGGGCCGCCTTTGATCAATTGTTTCGCGTCCGTCCCCAGGAGGGGATCGACACCCGGATTGTCATTGTGGCGATCGATGAGGTGACAATTCAGCAAGTGGGCTGGCCAGTTCCGGATGCCACCTTAGCAAGGGTGTTAGAGCATATCCGGCAGCAACAACCACGGGCGATCGGGCTGGATATCTACCGCGAGCTACCTGTAGAACCAGGTCATCAGGATCTGGTCGCCATCTTCCGCTCAACCCCCAATCTGATCGGTGTCGAAAAAGGGGTCGGGGCGGTAGCGGGACCCGCCGTCAAGGCTTCCCCGATTCTGAAAGCGCAACAGCAGGTCGCGGCTGCCGATGTTGTCATTGATGCGGATGGCAAGGTTCGCCGGGGCCTATTGGCACTCACCACCGCAGCGGGGGAACTGCTAGAGGGCTTAGGGGCAGCCCTCGCCTTACGTTATCTCGAACCGGAAGGAATTGTCCCGATCGCGCTCAACCATAGGTCTCAATCGTCACCGAGCTATCGACTGGGGCAAGCTGTGATTAGACCCTTCCACGCCAATCAGGGGAGTTATGTGCGGGCAGATGCCGGGGGCTATCAGATTTTGATCAATTTTCGTGGCTCTACCGATCGCTTTGTGCAGGTATCTATGGCGGATATTGTAACGGGTCAAGTCCCCCAGAATTGGGCACGCGATCGCTTGGTCCTGATTGGCATTACGGCGGAGAGCATTAAGGAATTCTTTTTTACTCCCTACAGCAGTACCCTATCCCAGTTTCCGGAGCCGATGCCGGGCGTTGTCCTTCATGCCAATATTGCCAGTCAACTGCTGAGTGCAGCCTTGGAGGGGCGGCCCTTGCTGCGGGTTGGGCATCCGCTGGGGGAATGGCTATGGATTGTGACCTGGGCTAGCCTAGGGGCACTGTTGGGTTGGCAACTGCGATCGCAGAAACTCACCCAGCCCTACCCCAGCAGTTACCGCATCCTTCTCGGACTGGCGATCGGTACCCTCACCCTGGCAGGCACTGCCTATGTCGCGTTTTTACACGGTTGGTGGATTCCCACCGTGCCACCGCTGTTGGCCCTGGGGGGAGCCACCGTTGTGATGACCGGCTATGTGGCTAGCTTAGAACGGGCCGATCGCCAAACGATGATGCAATTATTCGGTCGCCACGTGAGCCCCAAAATTGCCGAGGTGATCTGGCTGTCTCGCTATCAGCTCTTACGCAACGGCCAGCTGGTGGGTCACAAACTGATCGCGACTGTTCTGTTCTCAGACCTCCGTGGGTTCAGTACCCTCGCCGAGCACATGGACCCGGCAGCCCTTATGGTCTGGCTGAATGAATATATGCAGGCGATGGCCCAAATCGTGCTGGATCACGATGGCGTCGTTGATAAGTTTATTGGCGATTCAGTGATGGCGGTCTTTGGGGTCCCGATCCGACGCACCACTTCCGCCGCGATCGCCGCCGATGCGAAGCAAGCCGTCACCTGTGCCCTGGCAATGGCCGAACGGTTGCGATCGCTCAACCAGGCGTGGCAGCGATCGGGGCGGCCCACAGTTACCATGCGCATTGGCATTGCCACGGGCCCCGTCGTCACGGGCAGTCTCGGCAGTGCCCAACGGCTGGACTACACCACCCTCGGTGATACCGTTAACGTCGCCGCCCGCCTCGAAAGCTACGATAAAACCTTTGGAATGGGGTTGTGCCGCATTTTGATTAGCGAGGCGACCTATCAATACACCCAGGGCCAATTCCCCACGACTTGCATTGGTACCGTACACCTGCGTGGACGAGAGCAACCCCTCCGGGTCTATCAGGTGCAAGTGGGCACGGCTGGCAACCCCAGTTAA
- a CDS encoding alpha/beta fold hydrolase, with the protein MTSLSPVPATSTGYSPQSPVLNVQTWLWRGLPIAYQSQGETGPALVLVHGFGASLGHWRKNVPALASSCRVYAIDLLGFGGSAKPKPQGEVSYTFETWAAQLADFCREVVGSPAFFVGNSIGCIAVMQTAVSAPDWVRGVVLINCSLRLLHDRKRANLPWLQRFGAPLLQQLFTSRWLGQLFFRQFARPATVRKILLQAYGNPEAVTDELIELLMAPAREPGAVDVFLAFTRYSQGPLPEDLLPILPCPALILWGAQDPWEPIALGRQLARFPAVQQFIELPEAGHCPQDEVPEVVNPLIQRWIQTQVTPT; encoded by the coding sequence ATGACTTCGCTTTCACCAGTTCCGGCAACCTCCACAGGGTATTCGCCTCAGTCTCCGGTCCTCAATGTCCAAACCTGGCTGTGGCGCGGGTTGCCGATCGCTTACCAAAGCCAGGGCGAAACGGGGCCAGCGTTGGTCCTAGTACATGGCTTTGGGGCCTCCTTGGGACACTGGCGCAAGAATGTGCCGGCTCTGGCCAGTAGTTGCCGGGTGTACGCGATCGATCTGCTGGGCTTCGGCGGCTCGGCAAAACCGAAACCCCAGGGGGAAGTGAGCTATACGTTTGAAACCTGGGCTGCCCAGTTGGCGGATTTCTGTCGGGAGGTGGTGGGCAGTCCCGCGTTTTTTGTGGGCAATTCGATCGGTTGTATAGCCGTAATGCAAACGGCGGTGTCGGCCCCAGATTGGGTACGGGGGGTAGTGCTCATCAATTGTTCATTGCGGTTATTGCACGATCGTAAGCGGGCCAACTTACCCTGGCTGCAACGATTCGGGGCACCCCTGTTGCAACAGTTGTTCACCTCCCGCTGGCTGGGCCAACTCTTTTTCCGCCAATTTGCCCGTCCTGCCACCGTGCGTAAGATTCTATTGCAAGCCTATGGTAACCCTGAAGCTGTTACCGATGAATTGATTGAATTACTGATGGCACCAGCCCGCGAGCCAGGGGCTGTGGACGTGTTCCTGGCCTTTACCCGCTATTCCCAAGGCCCCCTACCAGAGGATTTGCTACCCATTTTGCCCTGTCCCGCCCTGATCCTGTGGGGAGCGCAGGACCCCTGGGAGCCGATCGCCCTCGGTCGCCAATTAGCCAGGTTTCCCGCCGTTCAGCAATTTATTGAACTGCCAGAGGCGGGCCATTGTCCCCAAGACGAGGTGCCGGAGGTAGTCAATCCCTTAATTCAAAGGTGGATACAAACCCAGGTAACCCCTACCTAG
- a CDS encoding DUF928 domain-containing protein — translation MKPSTGLRSAFPLILSLTLGLNVPIALAQTDSSGAVPAPTLLSSHFQTNSRPRQTAGGAKRGISEPSAPPCSVNPGKEGTAALPPEGLLMLLIPPPLPGTAATPEVTIAQRPTLLLHVPDGGGYTVDVSLTLDIAVIYQGTFTLPPTAGIVQLRLPDSVPALAIGKPYDLALTIFCDQRDWQKVRTLSYPITRVAVPSAVHPQATGDPLQFANDLATAGIWFDAVSSLAALRQTQPQSPVIQREWRELLQSVALDGLADQPLLDCCQLPEPVSR, via the coding sequence ATGAAACCTTCCACCGGGTTACGATCGGCTTTCCCCCTGATCCTGAGCCTCACCTTAGGGCTTAACGTCCCCATTGCCTTAGCCCAAACTGATAGCAGCGGGGCAGTTCCTGCGCCAACTTTACTGAGTTCTCATTTCCAAACGAATAGTCGCCCCCGACAAACCGCCGGTGGGGCTAAGCGCGGTATTAGCGAACCCAGTGCCCCTCCTTGTTCGGTTAACCCAGGGAAAGAGGGGACTGCTGCCCTACCGCCAGAGGGGTTGCTCATGTTGCTGATCCCCCCGCCGTTACCGGGTACCGCAGCCACCCCAGAAGTGACGATCGCACAACGACCGACTTTACTCCTACACGTGCCCGATGGGGGGGGGTATACCGTCGATGTGAGTCTGACGCTCGATATAGCGGTGATCTATCAGGGAACATTTACCCTCCCGCCAACGGCCGGGATTGTGCAGCTACGGTTACCCGATTCCGTGCCTGCCCTTGCGATCGGTAAACCCTACGATTTGGCCTTAACTATTTTTTGTGATCAGCGGGATTGGCAAAAAGTCCGCACGCTCAGTTACCCCATTACCCGGGTAGCGGTGCCGTCAGCGGTTCATCCGCAGGCCACGGGTGACCCCTTACAATTTGCCAATGACCTAGCGACGGCAGGGATTTGGTTTGATGCCGTATCCTCCCTCGCCGCCTTGCGACAAACCCAACCCCAAAGCCCGGTTATCCAAAGGGAATGGCGCGAACTCCTACAATCGGTGGCCCTCGATGGCCTCGCCGATCAACCCCTGCTCGACTGTTGCCAACTGCCGGAGCCAGTCTCACGCTAA